From the genome of Papilio machaon chromosome 9, ilPapMach1.1, whole genome shotgun sequence, one region includes:
- the LOC106711397 gene encoding protein zerknuellt 1-like, which translates to MYLENEFLKSHYIGVVSRKEIANKLNIPERAVKVWFQNRRMKEKKDITNRPVTEYHHYVKTGHNVRSVNDQLSNVETLQLNNNLCSHSISPQPKSKASLNDSTIDHFQKKNHNNVSNTTNNMETERKPTDDVIMSHNFQNKTITSSSNEVKRNAELSIELLKKYKNHMHNNSIKKTVKSKKIQSKHSEAKKPKLNSQTMERKSHGSVPLTAPSIVKHQQAISQIPSGYIPLYPQQHSQQYHSPGNLIWKPLGPAGMSNLMSMGDFAFLPNPHTVSNRLPKSNNIQKSQCSCNCHMNPRLDMTAFSHENPPQYVIAVPFHKPPVQFRSPL; encoded by the coding sequence ATGTATCTAGAAAATGAATTTCTGAAGTCACATTATATCGGTGTCGTTAGCCGAAAAGAGATCGCAAACAAATTGAATATACCCGAGAGAGCTGTAAAGGTATGGTTTCAAAACCGTCGCATGAAAGAGAAGAAAGATATAACCAATCGACCTGTGACAGAGTACCATCATTATGTTAAAACGGGACATAATGTTAGATCTGTTAATGATCAATTAAGTAATGTGGAGACAttgcaattaaataacaatctaTGTTCACATTCCATCTCACCGCAACCGAAGTCAAAAGCAAGTTTAAATGATTCCACTATTGACCATTTTCAAAAGAAGAATCATAACAACGTTTCAAATACAACCAACAACATGGAAACTGAAAGGAAACCAACAGATGACGTCATAATGTCacataattttcaaaacaaaacaataacaagCAGCAGCAACGAAGTTAAACGTAACGCTGAACTATCAATCGAGttgctaaaaaaatataaaaaccatATGCACAATAACTCTATAAAAAAGACagtcaaaagtaaaaaaatacaatcaaaacATAGCGAAGCGAAGAAACCTAAGTTAAATAGCCAAACCATGGAGCGAAAAAGCCACGGTTCTGTTCCTCtgacagcgccatctattgtcaAACACCAGCAAGCAATTTCACAAATTCCTTCAGGATACATTCCTTTGTATCCTCAACAACATAGTCAACAATATCATTCACCTGGGAACTTAATATGGAAACCACTGGGCCCAGCTGGCATGTCAAATCTTATGTCTATGGGTGATTTCGCTTTTCTTCCTAATCCACATACCGTCTCCAATCGACTtccaaaatcaaataatatacaaaaaagtcAATGTTCGTGTAATTGTCATATGAATCCACGGTTAGATATGACAGCTTTTTCACACGAAAATCCACCACAGTACGTCATAGCAGTGCCTTTTCATAAACCGCCTGTTCAGTTTAGATCCCctctttaa
- the LOC106711398 gene encoding homeobox protein HOX3, whose translation MSVSSTVNGQSSPLTTRLYAPTPNTSDYQWTQDNSVLTTTNSQWSEAPPPEYKVYPMANFTDANGGLMNSKMNIVSSTSYYNGQDINNTFLPTCQRDILNTNGICGNNPIRPPLLGVMNTPIMVPCQRNGPSIPQRNWNSHGTTERYNRPIWVPPKAANGVKKHKRVRTAFTSHQMMELEQEYARTRYLDRARRIELAETLVLNERTIKIWFQNRRMKEKKDRAENYDDSEEPSTTDSSPEMISKVMPVHTHEHFSMQCNAPNGVYHQGSNYYVEQYPSTPITLMPQLPMYQMNIPQEPQRMVQESYPISGLDSNVDVGLKFEPLQPNLLKTEPFEPCESNETYSLDGSPAHSDISAIDSGKSDINEQNWDLSWIKSINFQDEA comes from the exons ATGTCGGTATCTTCTACAGTGAACGGTCAATCGTCCCCGCTGACAACGCGGCTATACGCGCCCACCCCCAACACCAGTGACTACCAGTGGACTCAAGATAATTCAGTTCTTACTACAACG aattcgCAATGGAGTGAGGCGCCGCCCCCTGAATATAAAGTGTATCCGATGGCTAACTTCACTGATGCCAACGGTGGTCTCATGAATTCCAAGATGAACATCGTCTCATCCACATCTTATTACAACGGGCAAGACattaacaatacatttttaccaACTTGTCAAAGAGATATATTGAACACAAACGGAATTTGTGGTAATAACCCAATCAGACCTCCTTTACTGGGGGTCATGAATACACCGATAATGGTTCCTTGTCAGAGAAATGGCCCCAGTATTCCTCAACGTAATTGGAACTCTCATGGGACTACTGAGAGGTACAACAGGCCTATTTGGGTACCACCGAAAGCAGCAAACGGTGTAAAGAAGCATAAACGTGTAAGAACAGCTTTCACAAGTCACCAAATGATGGAACTGGAACAGGAATACGCACGAACCAGATATTTAGACCGAGCTCGTCGCATTGAACTAGCGGAAACTCTAGTGCTGAATGAACGCACGATAAAGATCTGGTTTCAGAACAGGAGGATGAAAGAAAAGAAGGACAGAGCTGAGAATTATGATGATTCAGAAGAGCCGAGCACTACTGATTCGTCACCAGAAATGATCAGTAAAGTCATGCCAGTACACACGCATGAACACTTTTCAATGCAATGTAACGCTCCTAATGGTGTTTACCACCAAGGTTCCAATTACTACGTGGAACAATATCCATCAACCCCTATTACCTTAATGCCTCAGTTACCTATGTATCAAATGAATATACCTCAAGAACCTCAACGTATGGTACAAGAGAGCTATCCCATTAGTGGTTTAGACAGTAATGTAGATGTGGGATTGAAATTTGAACCACTCCAgcctaatttattaaaaactgaaCCGTTTGAGCCGTGTGAATCTAACGAAACTTACTCACTGGACGGGTCTCCGGCACACTCAGATATATCTGCTATTGACTCAGGTAAAAGCGACATCAACGAGCAAAATTGGGATTTGTCTTGGATTAAAAGTATCAACTTTCAAGATGaagcttaa